One genomic segment of Rivularia sp. PCC 7116 includes these proteins:
- a CDS encoding N-acetylmuramoyl-L-alanine amidase, which translates to MKPLLGFVVLASIATPNLAWAQEQPLKVVYPPTNHKTTSDKIFFIGTAPPTGQVLINGKSITRSQSGHFAPSFPLQIGENTFTIRHSDQQVEIKVIRTSTQPEVPQGLNFAKDSLTPKVDIARLPGELICFSAIAPPSATVSVNFGDNKRVPLVLQPPQAQLPSNLAALTGTNQPQNATKSEYSGCTMAEANQLATPKYQLTLNSQTITQEAPGKITVLQPSNLPVVEVSAEFGVARTGPSTNYSRLTPLPKGTRSAVTGKTGEWLRLDYGAWIKSSETVALPNAIVPNTIIRSVASSQSQDSTLVNFPLQTPVPVSVKQESDKLTLTLHNTTAQTDTIPFNDNPFISRMDWQQIPPSPGVNSGAVQYIFNLKKNQQWGYKLGYEGTTLKLKLRHAPELRRSRRKPLSGIKILIDPGHGGKELGAVGPTGLPEKDVNLTVSKLLRQELEKKGATVVMTREVDKFVSLGDRQKIIAREEPTLALSVHYNALPDYGDAENTKGIGMFWYHPQAHSLAIYLHNYLVKKLDRPSYGVFWNNLALTRPEAAPSLLLELGFMSNPEEFEWVNNPKQQKKLARTLADGIVKWLRDNR; encoded by the coding sequence GTGAAACCATTATTAGGATTCGTAGTATTAGCTTCCATAGCAACTCCCAATTTAGCTTGGGCACAAGAACAACCCCTGAAAGTGGTTTATCCCCCGACAAACCACAAAACAACGTCAGATAAAATCTTTTTCATTGGTACGGCTCCACCAACCGGACAGGTTTTAATAAATGGTAAGTCAATTACTCGTTCCCAATCCGGTCATTTTGCACCTAGTTTTCCCCTGCAAATAGGAGAGAACACATTTACAATACGACATTCGGACCAACAAGTTGAGATCAAAGTAATCAGAACCAGTACCCAACCCGAAGTACCTCAAGGGTTAAACTTCGCTAAAGATTCTTTAACTCCGAAAGTTGATATTGCTAGACTCCCAGGAGAACTAATATGTTTTAGCGCGATCGCACCCCCAAGCGCTACAGTATCCGTAAATTTTGGTGACAATAAACGGGTTCCTCTTGTCCTCCAACCACCGCAGGCACAGTTACCAAGTAACTTAGCGGCTTTAACGGGAACCAATCAACCGCAAAATGCTACAAAGAGCGAATATTCTGGCTGTACTATGGCAGAAGCTAATCAATTAGCAACACCAAAATATCAGCTAACGCTTAATTCACAAACAATAACTCAAGAAGCCCCTGGAAAAATTACCGTTTTACAACCGAGCAATTTACCGGTTGTGGAAGTAAGTGCCGAGTTTGGTGTGGCTCGCACTGGTCCTTCTACTAATTATTCTAGACTAACGCCATTACCCAAGGGTACACGTTCGGCTGTAACGGGAAAAACTGGTGAGTGGTTGCGTCTGGACTATGGTGCTTGGATAAAAAGTTCGGAAACTGTTGCTTTACCAAATGCGATTGTTCCCAATACTATTATTCGCAGCGTTGCTTCTAGTCAATCGCAGGATTCAACTTTAGTTAATTTTCCTTTACAAACTCCGGTTCCTGTCAGCGTCAAACAGGAGTCAGACAAGTTGACTTTAACGTTGCACAATACTACTGCCCAAACAGACACTATTCCATTTAATGACAATCCATTTATATCCCGCATGGATTGGCAGCAAATACCTCCATCCCCAGGAGTAAATTCAGGTGCAGTCCAATATATTTTCAATTTAAAGAAAAACCAGCAGTGGGGATATAAGTTGGGATATGAAGGCACAACTTTAAAGTTAAAGTTACGTCATGCTCCCGAATTACGTCGCAGCAGACGCAAACCCTTATCTGGAATCAAAATTCTAATCGATCCCGGACACGGTGGTAAAGAATTAGGGGCTGTTGGGCCAACTGGTTTACCAGAAAAAGATGTTAACTTAACCGTATCTAAGCTACTGCGGCAAGAGTTAGAAAAAAAAGGCGCAACGGTAGTGATGACGCGCGAAGTTGACAAGTTTGTATCTTTAGGCGATCGCCAAAAAATAATTGCAAGAGAAGAACCTACCTTAGCACTGTCAGTTCATTACAATGCTTTACCGGATTACGGTGATGCGGAAAATACTAAGGGTATTGGCATGTTTTGGTATCATCCACAAGCTCATAGTTTGGCGATATATCTACATAATTATCTAGTGAAAAAGTTAGATAGACCTTCTTATGGCGTATTTTGGAACAATTTAGCTCTTACCCGCCCAGAAGCTGCGCCATCACTATTATTAGAGCTAGGTTTTATGAGTAATCCAGAAGAATTTGAGTGGGTAAACAATCCAAAACAGCAAAAAAAATTAGCCCGAACACTTGCTGATGGTATTGTCAAATGGCTTAGAGACAACCGCTAA
- a CDS encoding ROK family protein: MLTQVIGIDLGGTAIKLGRFTSDGSCLKSLSVHTPQPATPEAVVAAIVDAIARVDPEGNAVAIGVGTPGPADAQGRIAKIAINLPQWRNIPLADTLEEKIGKPTIIDNDANCAGLGEAWLGAGRFYKNFILLTLGTGVGGAIFIDGKLFTGKFGAAGELGLISVNPNGSQCKSGNRGSLEQHTSVIAIRRRSGKEPAELGTLAKTGNKEALKFWQEYGKDLGIGVTSLIYVLTPEAVVIGGGVSASFEFFLPSMKAEIEQRVMPTSRVNLQIVRAHLGNGAGMLGAAKLAIEKFINN, translated from the coding sequence GTGCTAACTCAAGTAATTGGTATTGATCTGGGAGGAACGGCAATCAAATTAGGACGATTTACGTCTGATGGTTCTTGTTTAAAATCTTTGAGCGTGCATACTCCCCAACCAGCAACACCAGAAGCGGTAGTGGCAGCTATTGTTGATGCAATAGCCAGAGTAGATCCAGAAGGAAATGCAGTTGCAATCGGTGTTGGAACTCCAGGCCCAGCCGATGCCCAGGGACGCATTGCTAAAATTGCGATTAATCTTCCTCAATGGCGGAACATTCCTTTAGCGGACACTTTGGAAGAGAAAATCGGTAAGCCTACAATTATTGATAATGATGCAAACTGCGCGGGTTTGGGTGAAGCTTGGCTTGGTGCAGGACGTTTTTATAAAAATTTTATTTTACTGACTTTAGGTACTGGCGTTGGTGGAGCTATTTTTATTGATGGTAAATTATTTACAGGAAAATTTGGAGCCGCAGGAGAATTAGGCTTAATTAGTGTAAATCCTAATGGTTCGCAATGTAAAAGCGGTAATCGAGGTTCTTTGGAACAGCATACTTCGGTAATCGCAATTCGTCGCCGTAGTGGTAAAGAACCGGCAGAATTAGGTACTTTAGCTAAAACTGGAAATAAAGAAGCGTTGAAGTTTTGGCAGGAGTATGGTAAGGATTTGGGAATTGGAGTCACAAGTTTAATTTATGTGCTAACACCTGAAGCTGTTGTAATTGGAGGCGGTGTTAGTGCAAGTTTCGAGTTTTTCCTACCGTCAATGAAAGCAGAAATTGAGCAGCGAGTAATGCCCACATCTCGCGTAAATTTACAAATAGTAAGGGCGCACTTAGGTAATGGCGCGGGAATGTTGGGTGCTGCAAAACTGGCGATTGAAAAGTTTATCAATAATTAA
- a CDS encoding CTP synthase encodes MTKFVFVTGGVVSSIGKGIVAASLGRLLKSRDYSVSILKLDPYINVDPGTMSPFQHGEVFVTQDGAETDLDLGHYERFTDTSMSRLNSVTTGSIYQSVINRERRGDYNGGTVQVIPHITNEIKDRITRVAQNTNPDVVITEIGGTVGDIESLPFLEAIRQFRKEVGRQNVLYMHVTLIPWIASAGEMKTKPTQHSVKELRSIGIQPDILVCRCDRQLPEGIKEKLSAFCDVPVECVIPCIDAKSIYEVPLILEQEGLATQTLSLLNMAKQPPDLQQWQTLVKRMYNPQHRIEIAIVGKYVQLSDAYISVVEALRHAAIATRGELHIRWINSEELETEPAEMHLKGVDAIVVPGGFGSRGVDGKIAAIKYARERQIPFLGLCLGMQCCVIEWARNVAKLKNAGSAEFDEESVNPVINLLPEQQDVVDLGGTMRLGVYPCHIVPNTLAYKLYRDEVTYERHRHRYEFNNAYRNLFLESGYLIGGTSPDGRLVEMVELPDHPFFIACQFHPEFLSRPNGPHPLFKGLLEAAITRSCERDGLTAPAQVS; translated from the coding sequence ATGACGAAGTTCGTATTTGTTACTGGTGGAGTAGTTTCCAGTATCGGTAAAGGGATTGTAGCAGCAAGTCTAGGAAGATTGCTAAAATCACGTGATTATTCGGTATCGATACTCAAACTCGACCCATATATTAATGTTGACCCAGGAACCATGAGTCCGTTTCAACACGGTGAAGTGTTCGTTACTCAAGATGGTGCTGAAACCGATTTAGATTTGGGACATTACGAACGCTTCACCGACACTTCTATGTCCCGTCTCAACAGCGTTACAACTGGTTCTATTTACCAATCCGTAATCAACCGAGAACGTCGTGGCGATTATAACGGTGGTACAGTACAGGTCATTCCCCACATTACAAATGAAATCAAAGACCGCATTACTCGGGTAGCTCAAAATACTAATCCTGACGTGGTAATTACGGAAATTGGTGGAACGGTAGGGGATATTGAATCTCTCCCATTTTTAGAAGCAATTCGTCAATTTCGTAAAGAAGTAGGACGGCAAAACGTGCTGTACATGCACGTAACTTTGATACCGTGGATAGCTTCTGCTGGAGAAATGAAAACCAAGCCGACTCAGCATTCGGTTAAGGAATTAAGGTCTATTGGAATTCAACCAGATATACTAGTTTGCCGATGCGACCGTCAACTGCCAGAAGGAATAAAAGAAAAATTATCGGCATTTTGCGACGTACCAGTTGAATGCGTAATCCCTTGTATCGACGCTAAAAGCATTTACGAAGTACCTTTGATTTTAGAGCAAGAAGGATTGGCGACTCAAACCCTTTCTTTGCTGAATATGGCAAAACAGCCACCAGATTTACAGCAGTGGCAGACTTTAGTCAAACGGATGTACAATCCCCAGCATCGCATTGAAATAGCCATAGTTGGCAAATACGTCCAGTTAAGCGATGCTTATATTTCAGTCGTCGAAGCACTTCGTCACGCGGCGATCGCGACTCGGGGAGAGTTACATATAAGGTGGATTAACTCCGAAGAATTGGAAACCGAACCAGCAGAAATGCACCTCAAGGGAGTAGATGCAATAGTCGTACCGGGAGGTTTTGGTTCTCGGGGAGTAGATGGTAAAATAGCCGCGATTAAATACGCTCGCGAACGTCAAATACCATTCCTAGGTTTATGCTTGGGGATGCAATGCTGCGTGATTGAATGGGCAAGAAACGTCGCAAAACTTAAAAATGCTGGTAGTGCTGAATTTGATGAAGAAAGCGTTAATCCCGTAATTAACCTACTGCCAGAGCAACAAGATGTAGTGGATTTGGGCGGTACAATGCGCTTAGGGGTATATCCCTGTCATATTGTGCCCAATACCCTTGCTTATAAGCTATACCGTGACGAAGTAACCTACGAAAGACACCGACATCGTTATGAATTCAACAATGCTTACCGCAATTTGTTCTTAGAATCTGGCTATTTAATCGGTGGAACTTCTCCCGACGGAAGATTAGTCGAAATGGTAGAGCTACCAGATCACCCCTTCTTTATTGCTTGTCAATTTCATCCAGAGTTTCTATCGCGCCCTAACGGACCTCATCCTTTATTTAAAGGTTTATTAGAAGCAGCCATTACTCGTTCGTGCGAACGCGATGGTTTAACAGCACCCGCTCAAGTATCGTAA
- a CDS encoding WecB/TagA/CpsF family glycosyltransferase, with the protein MTQVQLLNVNINNVAMSELLEKLQSGGLVVTPNVDHLMKLQRDRDFYGVYQDAEYRVCDSKILMYVSHFLGTPIQEKISGSDLFPAFYAHYRNDERIKIFLLGAQEGIAETARRNINSKVGRNMIIDTYSPPFGFEKDEQECQKIIDLINSSDATVLAIGVGAPKQEMWVAKHRKSLHKVKIFLAIGATINFEAGNIKRSPKWMSEVGLEWLYRLLSEPKRLWKRYLMDSIPFIYLVCKQRFQLYRNPWSKAKRSQTNNILSVVRGLKKM; encoded by the coding sequence ATGACACAGGTGCAGTTGCTGAACGTAAACATCAACAATGTCGCGATGAGCGAATTGTTAGAGAAATTGCAAAGTGGTGGTCTCGTAGTAACCCCCAACGTAGACCATTTGATGAAGTTGCAGAGAGACCGTGATTTTTATGGAGTTTATCAGGATGCAGAATACCGAGTTTGCGACAGCAAAATATTAATGTATGTATCTCATTTTTTAGGAACACCCATACAGGAAAAAATTTCTGGTTCCGATTTGTTTCCAGCTTTTTATGCCCATTATAGAAATGACGAAAGGATAAAAATTTTTTTGCTTGGCGCTCAAGAAGGAATTGCTGAAACTGCAAGGAGAAACATAAATTCTAAAGTAGGTAGAAATATGATTATTGATACTTACTCGCCTCCTTTCGGTTTTGAAAAAGATGAGCAAGAATGTCAAAAAATTATCGATCTGATTAATTCTTCAGATGCTACTGTCTTGGCCATTGGAGTTGGTGCCCCCAAGCAGGAAATGTGGGTTGCTAAACATAGAAAATCTTTGCACAAGGTGAAAATATTCTTGGCAATTGGAGCAACGATTAACTTTGAGGCTGGGAATATCAAACGCTCCCCTAAATGGATGAGTGAAGTAGGTTTAGAATGGCTGTACAGGCTGTTGAGCGAGCCGAAACGGCTTTGGAAAAGATATTTGATGGATTCAATTCCATTCATTTATTTAGTTTGCAAACAACGCTTTCAACTATATAGAAATCCGTGGTCGAAAGCTAAACGGAGTCAAACTAACAATATTCTTTCTGTAGTAAGAGGTTTAAAGAAAATGTAG